From a region of the Salminus brasiliensis chromosome 4, fSalBra1.hap2, whole genome shotgun sequence genome:
- the zfyve26 gene encoding zinc finger FYVE domain-containing protein 26 isoform X4: MHPFGREKESSRQDLFGFFTQCLQHGEWELAAACVQQLGQAAGDVPQEPSDIITAIVTHPYQLQWDTVGSPHRLAWYWLQVLEKHSKDKVCESVRRELAFLLLLEELGEEVPLTVLKELHQAFLDSEFVEKKDPRPPVLPLSGAALSCVSSLLSRGRPRLAHALLGFLRGRGLQDVFLQQLLKRVTAAERSEGWAEEVCAMLALLPCSAGGSGAQLEALWEGLWGAREGPLSEERVLGCLLRPQSQTLLTLYCSTALRLLRDGLLREAPHTQADLPEAERVMLGLCCHSDRPTVWKAMYFECLSSGKHFLEQVLVTGLDLIKKEEFSKLEALLEAEFQPLSRLLLLLGWKHCQSLDSAQTLLRILHQQQAQANDTVLGEFANVLSSQLGVLEWCVKNNPGISHEALKSQLHSLDHHSALYVLHSLTPLVKCEERRVLELLQAAGDPSLGDTHNSAVQRNLTLFRGFCAMKYAVYAVCVNAHTHSGCSDCGLLHARQREPAQETQETEGHSSLFQHYLSECQLYLEAVPAVFRLELLENVFSLLFLTDADFSPQMEPCAASTVTQNRTAAEMGRENTSNDKLTEDSGAKVEKEDRSVGPAGPADQWRIAGEPESKGKCWSVSSSHALPELSHLVSGCRGFLLDACGLEGVLRLLREGLEGMSALGQVDGRALGAEAELAESLACSISVDTFSTRLQRLSKRTAEAQWRLQIITSNQGNVAGGALLPPAGVSSARSLRRANSSEVSGLRRKKRSRSHRSEQRFSSERPNGEVSASTSDGGSTAGVSVEQEGCMLGGPQSWLVPAMLSPPESLLISCICKGNYMEAHQVMVMFGLENASCSGELLFMERYREVLVELAQAEQKIESQSLSSSSSSSEGLGSVGVTVPGRSRLGSSSRSTLQSIGNAAAAGMAFYSISDVADRLLSTPARPLPCLEESYWLSRQLSDSSGHLLPLLNELSPAGMAAFDLACCQCQLWKSSRQLLETAERRLHASLESRGVRVDPKLLHSEGIHGFPSVLQQISKILNRTAAGKGPPKSDCNGEDGMVLAPFGCSAQEVLLCCYPSLTEESIAARLTLSQRLEATLQTLTAATEMAGENQSCSWVLASLLEQAGLRPSELDSHPIRSAMKQLLRSLDQLCPFEPDSATCRPDYMRSFLDYINMLGSVLVRSLGSEDQSLEVKLGNPLLVLLQSPTQLLSHLLFDRQVAPDRVLSLLQQEGLHVSVQQVIVQRCCEPLPLFYPYTPKITVATGGAFGSASISSLIKQHSQEHAPTLLELSDLSDISDPAPASDPSSESDVSVEINPSISPPSPSSSSSSSSAFLLTPSALSFLKSRSPLVASLACLSAARGEVARPGPSSGWPGLPSYFRSTGRKEAPLDAEQISKEAEALLREFPVLRAFLRDAAQPVLGSAEGSDGLGAALCGKATVGMLFGGPQGGTGQALAAEAFQQALNGGELDRALALLELYAQSSQQEVLRDRLLACTALEGDHGTEQLFRVKDWQLRGRVALQGLERWPLQSCLDLLRYCLSDSSPDNPLTLQLQQKKHELDMYHKMLSLQPPLEWRTWQDLKEESRRNPEFMLSLLLQTREFELCAQWVQLYPVSEKSKLQLQTEHLLYLLEKGRTEEAFQLLESLSEPLALEVSESALDRRPGLAACHFLSDYLTLHFQSQMTPARRRHIHSLHLGSKVLLTLPEASRQDYFQLLADPLLMLEQLLMNLKVDWASAAVSTLRNLLPAQNAGITNQHIDALLAEYGRKALDFPYAPRERSRSDSVISLQELSLQCPAQDGSPSSPSHTPPPSAGSTPIHTPSRSTHDRERGSTGKRPRSSALFTPPEKTPERKDWIPDHQKHICMVCQRERFTMFNRRHHCRRCGRLVCHACSTRKMVVEGCEEAARVCDQCYNFFHPDSDDELEQAEVAGSPVSVDGVLDGLLSLPEVPQKQFRLSPNPAENQQINSEFYYEQAPSASLCVAILTLHSDHAACGHQLIGHCRSISRKLTNPEVDARLLTDVMQQLMFSAKLMFVRAGRSQDLALCDSYISKVDVLKILVSANYKYIPSLDDILETAAVTRLRNQLLEAEYYQLAVEVSTKSGLDPGGVWHAWGLACLKAGRLSGAREKFSRCLKAPVDRNQLNMGPRLLQEIVQHLESTVRPTLSTAVDEDILASLTELEEALRDLAPVDRMEGRAQRCGHYQECLYYLLTYGTHLSLISFYLRHDGLRDALTHLLSKECPEDVFLEGVLQPCLERGRLGSLQALLESLDPTLESWGRYLISACQLLQRKGHYHTLYQLQQFMMDHVRAAMTCIRFFAHGAHSYLQLGEQQRWLVRAKEHLRTYLQEQQNRRKPHSTASSFRKRMSSSDVSRHINTIELQLEVTRFLHRCESSSPSRSTITPTPSGNSAPPTLFGASSMKVDVACKVMLGGKNIEEGFGIAYRVIQDFQLEALAVYERVGQRLVRQRQYQAIRQLLKCVGESGTATKNDCDAIVLSCVSVAEKSPADAKELEALILESKTTENKIKAYLQCSKLRAAYLLAVKLDVAKAGLLVQDVLQAAESSGDSIMQDICRQWLTEHQATRHGNNR; this comes from the exons ATGCACCCGTTTGGCCGGGAGAAGGAGAGCTCCAGGCAGGACCTGTTCGGCTTCTTCACGCAGTGTTTGCAGCATGGAGAGTGGGAGCTGGCGGCCGCGTGCGTCCAGCAGCTCGGCCAGGCCGCTGGAGACGTCCCGCAGGAACCCAGCGACATCATTACTGCCATCGTCACACACCCTTACCAGCTGCA GTGGGATACAGTGGGAAGCCCTCACAGACTGGCCTGGTACTGGCTGCAGGTCCTTGAGAAACACTCAAAAGACAAG gtgtGTGAATCAGTAAGGAGAGAGCTGGCCTTTCTGCTGCTTTTAGAGGAGCTCGGGGAGGAGGTTCCTCTGACTGTACTGAAG GAGTTACACCAGGCCTTCCTAGACTCTGAGTTTGTTGAGAAGAAGGACCCTCGCCCTCCTGTGCTCCCGCTGAGTGGTGCTGCTCTCTCCTGTGTCAGCTCCCTGTTGTCCCGGGGCAGGCCGCGGCTGGCTCATGCTCTGCTTGGTTTCCTAAGGGGCCGTGGACTGCAGGACGTCTTCCTCCAGCAGCTTCTGAAGCGTGTGACTGCAGCGGAACGGAGTGAGGGATGGGCAGAGGAGGTGTGTGCCATGCTGGCTCTGCTGCCTTGCAGTGCCGGGGGCTCCGGAGCCCAGTTGGAGGCCCTGTGGGAAGGGCTGTGGGGCGCCCGGGAGGGACCCCTGAGTGAGGAGAGGGTGCTGGGGTGCCTCCTGCGGCCACAAAGCCAAACTCTTCTCACACtgtactgctccacagcgctcAGGCTGCTCCGGGATGGACTGCTCCGAGaggcaccacacacacaag CAGACTTACCTGAAGCAGAGAGGGTCATGCTTGGCCTGTGTTGTCATAGTGACCGGCCGACAGTTTGGAAAGCTATGTACTTTGAGTGCCTGAGTAGTGGAAAGCACTTTCTGGAGCAGGTGCTG GTAACTGGGCTTGACCTTATAAAGAAGGAGGAATTTTCCAAGCTGGAGGCCTTATTGGAGGCGGAGTTTCAGCCACTGTCCCGTCTCCTACTGTTGTTGGGATGGAAGCACTGCCAGAGCCTCGACTCAGCCCAGACGCTTCTCCGAATTCTGCACCAGCAGCAG GCCCAGGCTAATGATACCGTACTTGGCGAGTTTGCGAATGTACTCTCGTCTCAGCTCGGAGTGTTGGAATGGTGTGTCAAGAACAACCC AGGGATATCCCATGAGGCCTTAAAGTCTCAGTTGCATTCTCTGGATCACCACTCTGCTCTGTACGTGCtgcactctctcactcctctgGTCAAGTGTGAAGAGCGGAGAGTTTTGGAGCTTCTGCAAGCAGCAG GAGACCCTTCGCTGGGGGACACTCACAACAGCGCTGTCCAGCGGAACCTCACCCTCTTCAGAGGCTTCTGCGCCATGAAGTACGCTGTctatgctgtgtgtgtaaacGCTCACACGCACTCCGGCTGCTCAGACTGCGGTTTGCTGCATGCACGGCAGAGGGAACCGGCTCAGGAGACGCAGGAaactgaag GTCACTCGTCACTGTTCCAACATTACCTTTCGGAGTGCCAGCTCTACCTGGAAGCAGTTCCCGCAGTATTCCGCTTGGAGCTCCTAGAGAAcgtcttttctcttctctttttgacTGACGCCGACTTCAGCCCTCAGATGGAGCCGTGTGCCGCCAGTACGGTGACCCAGAACCGTACTGCTGCAGAGATGGGACGAGAGAACACCAGCAATGACAAGCTCACGGAGGACAGCGGTGCAAAAGTAGAAAAGGAGGACCGGTCAGTAGGGCCGGCAGGGCCAGCAGATCAGTGGAGAATTGCTGGAGAGCCAGAAAGTAAGGGAAAGTGTTGGAGTGTGAGCTCCAGCCATGCGCTACCTGAGCTGAGCCACCTGGTTTCAGGGTGCCGGGGCTTTCTGCTGGACGCCTGTGGGTTGGAGGGCGTCCTGCGGCTGCTGAGGGAGGGGCTGGAGGGTATGTCTGCACTCGGTCAGGTGGATGGCCGGGCACTGGGTGCCGAGGCGGAGCTGGCAGAGAGCCTTGCCTGTTCCATTTCCGTGGATACGTTCAGCACACGCTTGCAGAGGCTATCCAAGCGAACGGCCGAAGCACAATGGAGGCTACAGATCATCACTAGTAACCAGGGTAACGTGGCGG gtggagcACTTCTGCCCCCCGCCGGAGTGAGCTCAGCTCGGTCCCTGAGACGCGCCAACAGCAGTGAGGTTTCTGGCCTGAGGAGGAAGAAACGAAGTCGAAGCCATCGCTCTGAACAGCGCTTCTCCTCAGAGCGACCGAACGGAGAGGTCAGCGCCAGCACTTCAG ATGGTGGCAGtacagcaggggtgtctgtgGAGCAGGAAGGGTGTATGCTTGGAGGCCCTCAAAGCTGGCTGGTTCCCGCCATGCTGTCCCCGCCGGAGTCTCTCCTAATCTCCTGCATCTGCAAGGGCAATTACATGGAGGCCCACCAG gTGATGGTGATGTTTGGTCTGGAGAATGCCTCGTGTTCTGGAGAGCTTCTCTTCATGGAGCGTTACCGTGAGGTTCTGGTCGAGCTGGCTCAGGCGGAGCAGAAGATCGAGAGCCAGTCGCTCTCTTCGTCTTCTTCATCCTCAGAGGGCCTGGGGTCAGTGGGGGTCACGGTTCCTGGCCGGAGCCGactgggcagcagcagcagatccacCCTTCAGAGCATCGGCAATGCAGCTGCAGCAG GGATGGCCTTTTACTCCATCTCAGACGTGGCTGACCGGCTCCTCAGCACGCCCGCTCGTCCACTGCCCTGTCTGGAGGAGAGTTACTGGCTCTCTCGACAGCTCTCCGACTCCTCGGGACATTTACTCCCTCTGCTGAACGAGCTGAGTCCTGCTGGCATGGCTGCCTTCGACCTGGCCTGCTGCCAGTGCCAGCTGTGGAAGAGTTCCCGGCAGCTTTTGGAGACGGCCGAGCGGAGACTGCATGCATCGCTGGAGAGCagag GTGTGAGAGTGGATCCAAAGCTTCTTCACAGTGAAGGAATCCATGGCTTCCCTTCTGTTCTGCAGCAGATCAGCAAGATCCTCAACAGAACAGCTGCCGGAAAAGGTCCACCCAAGTCAG ACTGTAATGGGGAGGATGGTATGGTTTTGGCCCCTTTTGGCTGCAGCGCTCAGGAGGTGCTGCTGTGTTGTTATCCGTCTTTAACAGAAGAGAGCATTGCTGCCCGGCTCACTCTCAGCCAGCGCCTAGAGGCCACTCTGCAGACCTTGACTGCCGCCACAGAAATGGCTG GTGAGAATCAGTCGTGCAGCTGGGTTTTAGCGTCCCTGCTGGAGCAGGCCGGGCTGAGGCCATCAGAGCTAGACTCTCACCCCATACGCTCTGCAATGAAGCAGCTACTGCGCTCGCTGGACCAGCTCTGCCCGTTTGAACCGGACAGCGCCACCTGCAGGCCAGACTACATGCGTAGCTTCTTGGACTACATCAACATGCTGGGGTCAGTGTTGGTCCGCAGCCTGGGATCCGAAG ATCAGAGTTtggaggtgaagctgggaaatcCTCTCCTGGTGCTGCTGCAGTCTCCCACCCAGCTCCTCTCACACCTGCTCTTCGACAGACAGGTGGCACCTGACAG agTATTGTCTCTACTACAGCAAGAGGGCCTGCATGTGAGCGTCCAACAGGTCATAGTACAGCGCTGCTGTGAGCCCCTGCCTCTATTTTACCCCTATACCCCAAAGATCACGGTAGCCACCGGCGGGGCCTTTGGTTCAGCCAGCATCTCCTCTCTGATCAAGCAGCATTCACAGGAGCATGCGCCCACCCTCCTCGAGCTTTCTGACCTCTCTGATATCTCCGACCCCGCCCCGGCCTCGGATCCCAGCTCTGAATCCGATGTGTCCGTGGAAATTAACCCTTCCAtctcccctccctctccatcGTCGTCCTCGTCATCATCCTCTGCCTTCCTCCTTACACCGTCTGCTCTGTCCTTCCTAAAGTCACGCTCTCCTCTAGTCGCCTCCCTAGCGTGCCTCAGCGCCGCCCGGGGTGAGGTGGCCCGGCCAGGTCCCTCCTCAGGGTGGCCCGGGCTGCCCTCGTACTTCCGGAGCACAGGGCGCAAAGAGGCACCGCTGGATGCTGAGCAGATCTCCAAAGAGGCAGAGGCGCTGCTGCGGGAATTCCCCGTGCTCAGGGCTTTCCTGCGGGATGCAGCCCAGCCAGTGTTGGGCTCGGCAGAGGGCTCAGACGGGCTGGGAGCGGCTCTGTGCGGGAAAGCCACGGTGGGGATGTTGTTCGGTGGGCCTCAGGGTGGGACGGGGCAGGCACTTGCGGCCGAAGCATTCCAGCAGGCTCTGAATGGAGGAGAACTGGACAGAGCTCTCGCTCTGCTGGAGCTGTATGCTCAGAGTAGCCAGCAGGAGGTGCTAAGGGACAGACTGCTCGCATGCACAGCACTGGAGG GAGACCATGGCACTGAGCAGTTGTTTCGGGTGAAGGACTGGCAGCTTCGTGGCCGTGTGGCTCTTCAGGGTTTAGAGCGCTGGCCTCTGCAGAGCTGCCTGGATCTGCTGCGCTACTGCCTGAGTGACTCCAGCCCGGACAACCCGCTTACGCTGCAGCTGCAACAGAAGAAACATGAGCTTGACATGTACCACAAG ATGCTGAGCTTGCAGCCGCCGTTGGAATGGAGGACGTGGCAGGACTTGAAAGAGGAGTCCAGGAGGAATCCTGAGTTCATGCTCTCCCTCCTGCTGCAGACACGG gaGTTTGAGCTGTGTGCTCAGTGGGTGCAGCTGTATCCTGTCTCAGAGAAGTCTAAACTGCAGCTCCAGACAGAACACCTGCTTTACCTGCTGGAGAAGGGCCGCACAGAGGAGGCCTTCCAG CTCCTGGAGAGCCTCTCTGAGCCTCTGGCTCTGGAGGTCAGCGAGAGCGCTCTGGATCGAAGGCCCGGACTGGCTGCCTGCCACTTCCTGTCTGATTACCTCACGCTGCACTTTCAGAGTCAGATGACCCCGGCACGAAGACGCCACATACACTCCCTGCACCTAGGGTCCAAG GTGTTGCTGACGCTTCCGGAAGCTTCCCGTCAGGACTATTTCCAGCTACTGGCGGATCCTCTGCTCATGCTGGAGCAGCTGCTGATGAACCTGAAGGTAGattgggcctcggctgccgtcTCCACCCTCCGGAACCTTCTGCCTGCTCAGAATGCCGGCatcaccaaccagcacatcgaCGCACTGCTGGCTGAGTACGGCCGCAAAGCCCTTGACTTCCCCTACGCCCCCAGAGAGAGGTCCCGCAGCG ACTCGGTCATCAGTCTGCAGGAGCTCTCCCTGCAGTGTCCTGCTCAGGACGGCTCTCCGTCCTCCCCCAGccacaccccacccccctcagCAG GTAGTACTCCCATTCACACCCCATCTAGGTCCACTCATGACAGAGAAAGAGGCTCCACTGGGAAAAGGCCTCGCTCCTCCGCCCTCTTTACGCCTCCTGAGAAAACACCAGAGCGCAAAGACTGGATACCTGACCACCAGAAGCATATCTGTATGGTCTGCCAAAGGGAGAGGTTTACCATG TTTAACCGGCGGCACCACTGCAGACGCTGTGGCAGACTGGTGTGTCACGCCTGCTCCACCAGGAAGATGGTGGTAGAGGGCTGTGAGGAGGCTGCCCGGGTGTGTGACCAGTGCTACAACTTTTTCCACCCAGA CTCTGATGACGAGCTGGAGCAGGCAGAAG tagCTGGCAGCCCTGTCTCCGTTGACGGGGTTCTGGACGGGCTTCTCAGTCTCCCAGAGGTTCCGCAGAAGCAGTTCCGGCTCAGCCCAAACCCAGCTGAGAACCAGCAGATAAACAGCGAGTTCTATTATGAGCAG GCTCCTAGTGCTTCCCTGTGTGTTGCCATCCTCACCCTCCACAGTGACCATGCTGCCTGCGGCCACCAGCTGATTGGCCACTGCCGCTCCATTTCCCGTAAACTGACCAATCCTGAGGTGGACGCCCGCCTCCTGACTGACGTGATGCAGCAGCTGATGTTCAGCGCTAAGCTGATGTTTGTTAGAGCTGGACGCAGCCAAGACCTGGCCCTCTGCGACAG CTATATCAGTAAAGTGGATGTGCTGAAGATTTTGGTCAGCGCTAATTATAAGTACATCCCATCCCTGGACGACATTCTGGAGACGGCCGCAGTAACACGTCTGCGGAACCAGCTGCTGGAGGCTGAGTATTATCAGCTGGCTGTGGAG GTGTCCACTAAAAGTGGCCTGGACCCTGGTGGCGTGTGGCATGCGTGGGGGTTGGCCTGTCTGAAGGCCGGACGTCTGAGTGGCGCCCGGGAGAAGTTCTCTCGCTGTCTGAAAGCTCCTGTGGACAGAAACCAGCTGAACATGGGTCCTAGGCTGCTGCAGGAGATCGTGCAGCACCTGGAGTCCACCGTCCGGCCCACGCTCAGCACG GCAGTGGATGAGGACATCCTGGCATCTCTGACCGAGTTGGAGGAGGCTCTACGTGACCTGGCTCCTGTTGATCGGATGGAGGGCAGGGCACAGCGCTGTGGCCACTATCAAGAGTGCCTGTACTACCTGCTGACCTATGGCACTCACCTCAGCCTCATCAGCTTCTACCTGCGCCACGACGGCCTGAGGGATGCTCTCACGCACCTGCTCAGCAAG GAGTGTCCCGAGGACGTGTTTCTGGAGGGTGTCCTGCAGCCCTGTTTGGAGCGAGGGCGGTTGGGTTCTCTCCAGGCCCTGCTGGAGAGTCTGGACCCCACATTAGAGAGCTGGGGACGATACCTCATATCCGCCTGCCAGCTTCTCCAGCGTAAAGGCCATTATCACACACTCTACCAGCTCCAGCAGTTTATGATG gaCCACGTTCGGGCTGCTATGACCTGTATCCGGTTCTTTGCGCATGGCGCACACTCCTATCTGCAGCTGGGCGAACAGCAGCGCTGGCTGGTTCGGGCCAAAGAACATCTGAGGACGTACCTGCAGGAGCAGCAGAACCGCAGGAAGCCTCACTCCACTGCCTCCTCCTTCAGGAAGAGGATGAGCTCCAGCGACGTCTCCAG ACACATTAACACCATCGAGCTGCAGCTGGAAGTGACACGTTTCTTGCATCGCTGCGAAAGCTCCTCTCCCTCTAGATCAACTATAACCCCCACCCCTTCAGGCAACAGTGCCCCGCCCACCCTGTTTGGAGCTAGCTCCATGAAAGTGGATGTGGCCTGTAAG